One Candidatus Ornithobacterium hominis genomic region harbors:
- the lpdA gene encoding dihydrolipoyl dehydrogenase: MGKFDVTVIGSGPGGYVAAIRSAQLGFKTALVEKYDTLGGTCLNVGCIPSKALLDSSEHYSNAKENFSEHGIDVGNLSVDLNRMVERKRAVVEQTTKGIDFLMDKNKVTVFHGLGSFKDQNTLEIKGEEVREISSKHFIIATGSKPASLPFIKIDKEKIITSTEALELREIPQKMIVIGGGVIGLELGSVYQRLGAEVSVVEYMDRLIPSMDADLSKELRKILKKEGMDIQLKSKVTSVERTGDKVEVQFENNKGESQSIEGDICLVAVGRKPYTEGLGLENVGVELDEKGRIKVDEHLRTNVENIYAIGDVIRGAMLAHKAEEEGILVAEQLAGQRPHIDYNLIPSVVYTWPEVAGVGKTEEQLKEEKVDYKTGKFLVRALGRARASGDIDGFVKILSDKKTDEILGVHMVSARAADMIAEAVTAMEFRASAEDLARISHAHPTYMEAVKEAALDATEKRAIHS; the protein is encoded by the coding sequence ATGGGAAAATTTGATGTAACAGTTATTGGCTCTGGGCCAGGTGGTTATGTAGCGGCAATACGTTCGGCTCAGTTGGGGTTCAAAACAGCTTTGGTAGAAAAATATGATACATTGGGCGGGACTTGCCTCAATGTTGGCTGCATCCCGTCAAAGGCGCTTTTGGATTCTTCTGAGCATTATTCCAATGCCAAAGAAAACTTTAGCGAGCACGGCATTGATGTCGGGAATTTGTCTGTAGACCTAAACCGCATGGTTGAAAGAAAACGTGCAGTTGTGGAGCAAACGACTAAGGGCATTGATTTCTTGATGGATAAAAATAAAGTCACTGTTTTCCATGGTTTGGGGAGCTTTAAAGACCAAAATACATTGGAAATCAAAGGCGAAGAGGTGCGGGAAATTAGCTCAAAGCACTTCATCATCGCTACTGGCTCTAAGCCCGCCTCTCTCCCATTCATCAAGATTGATAAGGAAAAAATCATTACATCTACAGAGGCTCTGGAGCTGCGGGAAATTCCACAGAAAATGATAGTAATCGGCGGTGGAGTCATCGGGCTAGAGCTGGGCTCGGTATACCAACGCTTGGGGGCAGAGGTGAGCGTGGTAGAGTATATGGATAGGCTGATCCCTAGTATGGATGCTGATCTTTCTAAAGAATTGAGAAAAATTCTAAAAAAAGAGGGTATGGATATTCAACTGAAGTCAAAAGTGACGAGCGTGGAAAGAACGGGCGATAAAGTTGAAGTGCAGTTTGAAAATAATAAGGGTGAAAGCCAAAGTATAGAAGGTGATATTTGCCTAGTTGCCGTGGGGCGAAAACCTTACACCGAGGGGCTCGGCCTAGAAAATGTGGGCGTAGAATTAGACGAAAAAGGGCGCATAAAGGTGGACGAGCATTTGAGAACTAATGTGGAGAATATCTATGCCATTGGCGATGTGATACGTGGTGCAATGCTGGCTCACAAGGCGGAAGAAGAGGGTATTCTGGTGGCGGAGCAATTGGCTGGGCAGCGGCCGCACATTGATTATAATCTGATACCAAGTGTTGTGTATACTTGGCCAGAAGTTGCTGGTGTGGGCAAAACTGAGGAGCAACTGAAAGAGGAAAAGGTGGATTATAAAACGGGGAAATTCTTGGTGAGAGCTTTGGGGCGTGCACGAGCCAGTGGTGATATTGATGGTTTTGTGAAAATCCTCTCTGATAAGAAAACAGATGAAATTTTGGGTGTACACATGGTCTCAGCCCGTGCTGCAGATATGATTGCCGAGGCTGTGACGGCGATGGAATTCAGGGCTTCTGCCGAAGACCTTGCAAGA